The sequence TCCGTTGCCGTCCCGCGATGCTGCTGCCGTGCGCCCACTGCGGCGCCGGCCTCGCCCTTCGCTTCCTTTCCAGTCCACTACGGAGGCTCGTCCATGAGATCGAGCGGTTTCCCCCGTCGTCACGCCGACGATCTCGGGAGCGATGACCTAAGCGCATCACGCGGGCGACTGCCGCACGTCCCGGTTCCCCTTGGCCTTGCGGTGCGGTTGGTAATGGCACGCCTGGCAATGCGCATGCAGAAGCGCCCCGAAGCGCCTACCTCACCAGCCCGGCATCCCCGCCGGCCCTGATGCGGCGCCGGCAGGTTCGGGGCGCCGCTCGCCACCGGATCGCCGGCCCGCTCGCCAGCGGGCGCCGTGGGCGGGCGTTCTGGCCTTGGCGCGACCTCGGCAGGGGGCACGCCGCTCATCTGCCGCCAGCGGCCCGCTCTGCGGCTGGGCTCGCCGGATCGCCCCGGCATCCTCGCCGGCCCTGACGCCGCGCCGCAGGTTCGGGGCGCCGCTCGCCATCGGATCGCCGGCCCGGCTCGCCAGCGGGCGCCGTGGGCGGGCGTTCTGGCCTTGGCGCGACCTCGGCACCGGGCACGCCGCTCATCTGCCGCCAGCGGCCCGCTCTGCGGCTGGGCTCGCCGGATCGCCCCGGCATCCTCGCCGGCCCTGACGCCGCGCCGCAGGTTCGGGGCGCCGCTCGCCATCGGATCGCCGGCCCGGCTCGCCAGCGGGCGCCGTGGGCGGGCGTTCTGGCCTTGGCGCGATCTCGGCACCGGGCGCGCCGCACCTTCGCCGCCAGCGGCCCGCCCTGCGGCTGGGCTCGCCGGATCGGCCCGGCATCCTCGCCGGCCCTGACGCCGCGCCGCAGGTTCGGGGCGCCGCTCGCCCTCGGATCGCCAGCCGGGCGCGCCAGCGGGCGCCGTGGGCGGGCGTTCTGGCCTTGGCGCGACCTCGGCACCGGGCACGCCGCACCGTCGCCGCCAGCGGCCCGCCCTGCGGCTGGGCTCGCCGGATCGCCCCGGCATCCTCGCCGGCCCTGACGCCGCGCCGCAGGTTCGGGGCGCCCCTCGCCATCGGATTGCCGGCCCGGCTCGCCAGCGGGCGCCGTGGGCGGGCGTTCTGGCCTTGGCACGGCTTCGGCACCGGGCGTGCCGTCCGTCGCAATCAGCGGCCCGCCCTGCGGCTCGGTGCGGCCGGTTAGGTCTTGACTACACCGCCAATCATTTCCCTCGGCCGAGAGGGTGCAGCGCCCGAGCAAAAGCTCGTCCAGGCGCTTTTCGTTGTGCGTCCTGCTTCGGCCGGCCGGGCGCGTTCTTCGGAGGATTTGGGATGAATTCAGGGACCGATACGGGCCTTGCCGCCATCGACATCAGCGGTGTGGATGCCCAGCCGCTCACCATGTCCACGCTGGAAATTGCGGACCTGCTCGACAAGCGGCACGATCATGTCATGCGCGACGCGCGCAAGATGTTGGCAGAGCTCCACGGGGGCGACCGTCTCCCCAACTTTGGGGGCGTGGTGGAGCGCCCTAACCCCAGTGGCGGCGCTCCAATCAAGTCGCCTGTTCTACGCCTTCCCAAGCGGGAAACGCTTATCCTCGTTTCCGGCTATCGCCTCGATCTGCGCGCCCGCATCATTGATCGCTGGCTTGAACTGGAAGCCGCCGCGGCGCCGCCATCCGCCGCCTTCGACCCGTCCGATCCGCTGGTAGTGCTTGCTGTGGTCGATCACATGCGCCGGCAGGTGACGGAACGCGACGCGATCATCGCCGGACAGGCCGAGAAGGTCCGCCACCTGGCGCGGCTTGAGGGCGCGGAAGGCAGCATGTGCCTGCGCGACGCGGCGAAGACGCTCAACGTGCGGCCTACGGAGCTGATATCCTTCCTCTCGATGCGGCGATGGATCTACAAGCGGCCGGGCAACGCCAGCTGGATCGGCTATCAGGACAAGATTCAGTCCGGCTTTCTCGATCACATCGATTTCCTGTATCGCGACGACGACGGGCGCGACCGCGTGGCGAGCCGCGTCCACGTGACCGCGAAGGGGCTGGCGCGCATCGCGGAGATATTGAGCGGCCCGGTTCGCTGATCGTGCGCCGCGCGGGCTTATGCGGCGCCGCTCGCCAGCGGGCGCCGTGGGCGGGCGTTCCGGTCTTCGGGCGGCCAGCGTCAGGATGCGCCATCCGCCGCCACCAGCGGCCCGCCCTGCGGATGGGCGCGCCGGATTGCCGTTCTGGCCATCACCAGCTCCTACAGCCCCCGCGCTTTGCGCAGGTCATCGTTCATGCGCGCCTGCCATCCTTGCCCGGTGCGCCTGTATTCCTCGATCACATCGGAATCGAGCCGCAGCGAAAGCAGGCGCTTGGGCGTTTCTGACTTCGGACGGCCGCGCCCCCGCCGGATGGTCTCGGCAAGCTCCGGCAGCGCCTCGGCAAGAGGGCGGGCCTGTGCCAGTTCCTCGTCTGTGCGGGGTCGTTCGGTCTCGGGATCGGGGCCGATAAGCTCGCCGGTCATCGTGTCAATCCACCAGCCGTCCGCGTCCTGGCGCGCGCCTCCGGCGGCAATGATCGCCTGCATTTCAGTGTTGTAGGCTTCCCACCGGCGCATCATTTCGGCGGCATCCTCGGGGGTGTCTCCAAGATCGCGGGTGATGAAGCTGGGCCATGCCTTAGTCATGCAAGAGGCTCCTTTCCTTCCTGTCGGCGCGGCGCATGGAGATGACCGAAAGCGCCTCGGTGCCGAGCGGGGCGAACACCACGGCAATGATGACCGCGCCGTTGTGCTCGCCGATGGCGAGTTGGCGACCGTCCTTCGCGGGGACGATGACAGCGGCGGCGAAGAACTCGAGCGACAGCGCGGCGAAGTCGAAGCCGTGCTTGTCGATGTTCGCCAGCCGCTTGGGCTCGTCCCATGTGATGATCATGTGGATATTCGTAGCTACGAAAATAAGATGCGTCAATAAACGTAGCTACAAAAATAACGCGCGCGGGTTCGCCACCATCTTGCCGGATGGTGCGAACTGGCGCATGAATTGAAATGGAGCCTGGAAACTCCCGAGATGGTCCCTTGCCGGGGATAGCATCTCAGCCGCGATAGGCGTGCGCTGCGACCTTGCCGGGTCTGTGCGTCGCCGAAATTTGACGCGCCCTGCCGTGGGCGTGACCGGCTCACTATGCCGGGAGTGCCACGGCGCAGGCAACTGAAAAGTTGCTTGGGATAAAACAGCCTTCGGGTGAAGGCCGTGGCGCACGTTCTCGCGGACGTGTTTCCAGACTCCCGGTGCCAGCCTGTCGCTGGCGTGGGTGCCCCCAACTGGGTGGCATCCCCGGCCCTGGAAAGCCGGTTCTAGACCGCGAGCAGAACCCATGTACATCGGAGAAGACTACGGAGGGCCGTTCCCGCCCCCGCTTGCCGACCGGCTGAATACCCGCCGGGAGCTTTCGCGCATCATCGAGTCGGCGCTGTCCATGCTCGATGCCCTCGACACTATCGACGCCGACCGCGAGCCGGATGGTGACGAGCTTGATGCCAGCTGGCCGGAGCAATCTGGCCCGTGCATTTCGGGGCGGGCCGTGTCGCAGGAAGACGACGAGCCTTCGCTCGGCTGGCACGCCATCGGCGGCGGGTGCTGGTTCTTCGATGATGGCAGCGACCGCGAGTGGGACGCCTCTGACGATCCAGACGGCTATGACAGCGATAGGGAGCCCGCTCTGGCCGCGCCGGAGAGTTTTCCCCGCATCTGCTACGGCGGGCCGCTCCCTGCCGCCTACGGCTTCTCTGACCGGCTGCGGGGCGCTTCCGGCGGCGATCAATCGCGATGGGCTATCGGCTGCGCCAATGACCGCGAGGAAGACGCGGGCGACGATGCCGAGGCTGAGAACGAGCACGGCGGCGATATCCTCGACCAGCCGCACGACGACGACGACAGCGGCATCGCCGACCATGACGGCCTGTGGGAGCAGGCGCAGCGGGGGGTGTCGACATGACGGCGTCAGCCTTGACGCATCTGCGCGAGATCCATCTGCCGGCGTTGGACGCGGCCCGCTTCTGCCTCGCGGCGCGGCTGATGGTGGACGGCTTGAGGGATGAGCTAAGCCCACCTCATTCCGACGCTCTGCAAGCCGTGCTGTTCCATGCCTGCGACAGGCTGGAGCAGATAGACCGGCAGATTGAGCACTGGTGCGCAAGCCTCGCCGAGGCCGGCAGCGCCGCGAACTGACACCCTCGCCGGCCGCGCCCGGTGAGGTGCGGCCGGCTTCCCCTCATATTCAGGAGTTGAAGCTATGGCGAGCGTGGCAAAGCGCGAGTGGACCCACAAGGGCGAGACGAAAACGGCCTGGGTGGTGCGCTACACCGACCAAGGCGGCAAGCGCCGCATGAAGACATTCGAGAAGAAAAAGGATGCCGATCGCTTCAGGTCAACCGTTGAAACGGAAATCGAGAACGGCACGCACGTCGCTGACCGAGCGTCAAAGACGGTTAAGGAAGCAGCGGAGGGGTATCTTCTCGATTGTGAGCGGCGCTGGAAAGTGGCTGACCGAATGGCCGGCGGAACTCTCCACGGACATATCTCGCGGGTAAATAACCATATAATTCCAAATATCGGACATATGAAGATAAAAGATGTTACGAGTGATAGAGTGCAATTTTTGATTGACGATCTGTCAAAGCATCTTGCTAAAGCAACGATCTCAAATGTGATGGTTACTTTGATCGGAATTATCCGATTTTCGATAAAGCGCCGATGGATCACAAGGAATGTTCTTCGTGATGATCCGGTGCAATTACCTCAGTCTAATCGCAAAAGGAGGGTGGCCCCGAGTAAAGCGGAAATTAGCACGCTATTGGAGGCGTCATCGCGGAGGCTGCAAGGGGGCTTTTTGGCCTCTGCGGTGAACCGGTATGCCATTGTACGACTGGGCGTGTTCGGGGGGCTGAGGCTTGGCGAGATGTGTGCGCTTCGGTGGGAGGACATTGATATCCGTCGCGGCGTTATTCATGTCCGACACTCCCGATCCCGGTACGATGGAAGGAAGTGCCCCAAGTCGCGCGCGGGCGTGCGCTCGGTGCCATTGACGTACCCTGTATATGAAGCGCTTTGCCGCGTCGCTCGATTGTGGCGGATAAATGAGTTTGTCGACAAAGAGGCAAGTGACGGGGGGCGATCAAGTAAACCTAGCGCTCTGAGAAAACGCAAGCTGGACCTCTACGAGGCTGGAAAGGCGTTTTCGGTGTTCGGACCAGATAGCTTTATGGACATGTCAGGCGATGTGCTGCGAACGGCTAGGGGAACGCCTGCGAGGACCAACATATCGGATGAATGGCGGAGAATGATGGAAGATGCCAATTTGGTCGATGGGGACCGTGTGCGCTTTACCATCCACTCTCTGCGCCATGCAGCTGCGAGCCTCTTGATTGAGGCTGGCCTGCCCGCAATGAACCTGAAGACAGTAATAGGGCACGCTTCGGTCACGACGACCTACAATGTTTATGGCCATCTATTCCCGGAAGATGAGCGCACCTCTAGGGCCGCTCATGGGATTGCGGCCGCCTTTGGCGCGACAAGGGCGCTACAAGAAGGCGTAAGCCGCTGAAAACAAACAGATAGGTTAAGTATATCCTGCTCGGCCGGTTTCGGGACGCGCCGCGGCGCTTCAGCTTCTCCATCCTGCGCGGCGGACGCCTGACGCCGCTGGAAGGGCGGGGCTATTTCCTGGCCTCGCGCATCTTGCAGACAGACACGGGCGAGGCCGACCTTGTGCCGGTGCAGGTGGTGAGCATCAACCCGACGCCGACCTTCTATGAGGTGGAAGCGGAGGAGATGCGTGGCACCATCCTCGACGATGACGACCTGACAAACCGCGTGCTCAACATCGACGCCAATGACTTCAACCTCAACCTGCGCACGATCCACGATTACAGCTATCCGGAGCCGGTGAGCGGCGACAGTGTGACCTTCGTCATCGAGGCCGGGGTGGTGGTGGGCTCAACCTCCACCACGCTGCCGGCGATCGAGTTGGGCGACTGGCCTTCCTACACGGTGCCGAAGATCGTGCTGCGCGGGCGCATACAGGGCGCGGGCGGCAATGGCGGATGGCTTTTCGACCTGTTCGGCCGGCCCGGCGGGCCGGCGCTGAAGCTTGCCCAGCCGGCGGAACTCCAATTCGAGGGCGGCGGTGTGTGGGGGGGCGGCGGCGGCGGCGTCGCCTATGTCAGCGGCAACACGGTGTTCGGTGGCGGCGGCGGCCAGGGCGCCATTGGCGGCAAGGGCGGCCCCGGCAATGGGAATGGCGCGCCCGGCACCTCCGAGGCGCCGGGCGTCGGATTCGGCACGGCGGGGCGCGGCGGCGGGCCGGGACAGGCCGGGCGGCCGAGTACCAGCAGCGGCTTCGCCACGGGCGGCGCTGCGGGGGTTGCGATCGACGGCGTGAGCCATCTCACCCTTTCAGGCACAGCGGATATCCGCGGTGCGCAGATCAACTGACGCTCAACAGGAGACGACCATGGCCGACTCGTTCGCCACCCATGCCGCGACGCCGACCGCGCCGGCGCGCAGGGCTTTCGACATCACGCCCAGTGACAGCACCGACCTCGCCGAGGTGCCGAAGGCGCTTTACGTCAATGGCGCCGGCACGATCAAGGTGACGATGGTGGCCGGCGGCACCGTGACATTCACCGTGGCCAGCCCCGGCCCGCTGGATATCGGCCCGGCCCGCGTGTGGGCCACGGGCACGACCGCCACCGGCATCATCGGCCTGCTGTGACCGCCATTTCCGCGCACGAGGACGGACCATGACCCTTTACCGCTGGCAGGCGACGATCACTGACGAGGCCGGCAATGTGATGCCCGGGGCGCAGGTGACGGTGCGCAATGAGGCGACGGGCCTGCTGGCAAGCCTTTTCGCCGACAAGGAGGGCGCCGAGCCGCTGGACAATCCTTTCACCATAGACCCCGATGGCGAC is a genomic window of Ancylobacter sp. IITR112 containing:
- a CDS encoding phage antirepressor KilAC domain-containing protein — protein: MSTLEIADLLDKRHDHVMRDARKMLAELHGGDRLPNFGGVVERPNPSGGAPIKSPVLRLPKRETLILVSGYRLDLRARIIDRWLELEAAAAPPSAAFDPSDPLVVLAVVDHMRRQVTERDAIIAGQAEKVRHLARLEGAEGSMCLRDAAKTLNVRPTELISFLSMRRWIYKRPGNASWIGYQDKIQSGFLDHIDFLYRDDDGRDRVASRVHVTAKGLARIAEILSGPVR
- a CDS encoding tyrosine-type recombinase/integrase; amino-acid sequence: MASVAKREWTHKGETKTAWVVRYTDQGGKRRMKTFEKKKDADRFRSTVETEIENGTHVADRASKTVKEAAEGYLLDCERRWKVADRMAGGTLHGHISRVNNHIIPNIGHMKIKDVTSDRVQFLIDDLSKHLAKATISNVMVTLIGIIRFSIKRRWITRNVLRDDPVQLPQSNRKRRVAPSKAEISTLLEASSRRLQGGFLASAVNRYAIVRLGVFGGLRLGEMCALRWEDIDIRRGVIHVRHSRSRYDGRKCPKSRAGVRSVPLTYPVYEALCRVARLWRINEFVDKEASDGGRSSKPSALRKRKLDLYEAGKAFSVFGPDSFMDMSGDVLRTARGTPARTNISDEWRRMMEDANLVDGDRVRFTIHSLRHAAASLLIEAGLPAMNLKTVIGHASVTTTYNVYGHLFPEDERTSRAAHGIAAAFGATRALQEGVSR
- a CDS encoding BrnT family toxin — its product is MIITWDEPKRLANIDKHGFDFAALSLEFFAAAVIVPAKDGRQLAIGEHNGAVIIAVVFAPLGTEALSVISMRRADRKERSLLHD
- a CDS encoding BrnA antitoxin family protein, coding for MMRRWEAYNTEMQAIIAAGGARQDADGWWIDTMTGELIGPDPETERPRTDEELAQARPLAEALPELAETIRRGRGRPKSETPKRLLSLRLDSDVIEEYRRTGQGWQARMNDDLRKARGL